The Candidatus Glassbacteria bacterium genomic interval ATTTCCCGGCCGGTTGGGCCGGGAAATCCAGCTCGATCCAGGGCGGGTCGAATTTGGCGAACAGCGGCCCGCTGCGGGTGAAAAACCGCGCCTTCGTCTTATGGTCCAGCAGGTTCTCCCCCCACAGCACGTGGGCCGAGGCCAGCGTGGCGTGGCCGCAGAGGTCAACCTCCGAGACCGGAGTGAACCAGCGCAGGTTGTAACCCTTCTCCCGGAGCAGCAGGAACGCGGTTTCCGAGAGGTTCATCTCGGCGCTCACGGCCTGCATCCACTCCCCGCTCATTTCCTGCTCCAGGATACAGACCGCCGCCGGATTGCCTGCGTAAGCCGCCGACGTGAAAGCGTCCACCTGGAACAACAGCAGTCCGTCGCTCATCTTGCCAATCCCCGGTTCTATTGAAACCTGGCAACTGGTGTTGTGTCCTGCAAATAATGCAGGAAAAAAAGCGGATTATAAATCCCCCTCGATCCCCCTTTACGAAAGGGGGAGGCCGCTTCCCCTCTTTGCCAAAGGGGGGCCAGGGGGGATTTCAGCTTGAGTTGATCGAACCATTACCAGCCTGTCGAATTATTACATAGTACTTCCGGGACACCACACTAGTTTATTGTAATCCGCATCTTGCGGGTAATCCACGATAGCTGCCGAAGCGGTTCCTTGTCAAGCCCGGCGGGATTGTATTAATGTACTCTCGGAGGACATTCACGATTCCATGCCACAGGGGAGGGATAAATGCGGCCGATAGCGTGCTTCTTGATAATGGCGGCCATAACAGCCGCCGGCGCCGCTGCGGAAACATCCAGCAGGATGCTTGGTAACAGGAGCGTGGTGCTGGAGGAAATATACTACGAGGATTTCGAGGGCGGCCTGGACGACTGGCTGCCCGAGGGCAGCGCGGCGGTGAGTCTCAACCGGGGCTGGCTGGAAGTTGACGGCGCCGGCGGTGAGGGCGGTTACACCACGATCTGGTGCAGAACGCCGTTCGAGGGGCCGCAGCTGGTGGAGTACGACGTGCGCCTGATGAGCCGCAGCATGGAGAGCAACGTCAACATGTTCCTGCTGGCGGGCAACCCGGACGTGGAGGGCCTGCTTGCCACCACCGCCAGCCGCGACGGCTCCTACGGCCAGTACCACGAGTTCCCCAACTACCTGATCACGATCCTCAACGGCACCTCGCCGGAAAAACGTGAGCAGCTGCGCCTGCGCATGAGGCTCGATCCGGGGTTCGAGCTGGTGGAGGAAGGCTGGTTCGAGCCGCTGACTTTCGGCAGGGTGCACCACGTGGCCTACCTGCTGGAGCCACCCAAAGTGAGCGTGTATCTCGACAACCGGCTGTTGGGCAGCGCGGTCTACGGGAAAACCTATACACGGGGGCTGCACGGCCTGCGGATCTGGCGCACACATTCGATCTACGACAATTTCCGGGTCAGCCGTATTGTTGAGCACTGAATGACTCACCCCGATCACATTTACAACCCCCGCCTGCCTTCGGCAGGCTAAGGGGGAATTGTATAGTCCTGGTTTTTTTCGCATGTGGACGGGGTTTTACGGTTTTAGTCCCCCTTAGAAAAGGGGGAAACAGGGGGTTGTGTTTTTGAGATTACCTGCCAATGGGCGAAAGTTTGAATTAAAACTCCAGTTATGAACCAGCTTCTAATCCCCTGAAACCGTGTTGTGTAAGCAAAAGTAAAACAATCAGGCCGCAGCGAATTTCTCCAGCGCCTGTTTTTCTTCCTCGCTGCCCGGCGCCACCGGTCGGATCGCCCCGGTGTGCACCACCGCCTCGAACCCGTTGTCCACGGCCGCCTGCCAGGTGGCCAGCACGCAGTACTCGGTGGCAATCCCGCAGAGTGCCAGCGATCCGATCCCCAGATTTTTCAGCAGCGCGGCCAGCCCGGGGCCGTCGAACGCGGAGTAGGAGTCCTGGTCCGCGCCGGTGGCTTTCGAGACGACCAGGTGGCACCGCGGGATCAGCAGAGTGCTGTGAAACTCGGCGCCCTCGGTGCCGGCCACGCAGTGGACAGGCCACTGACCGCCCTGCTGCGTGAACGAGCAGTGGTCCGCCGGGTGCCAGTCGCGGGAGAATATCACCAGCCTATCGGCCCGGCCGTAATCGGTGATCAGCGCATTGACCGGCGCGATCAGCGAATCGGTGGCGTGGGCCGCCAGCGCGCCGCCGGTGCAGAAATCCCGTTGCATGTCGACAACAATCAGCGCATCCCGCATCACAACCTCGTTAGCGGCCGGGAATGTCAGAATTCGATCAGGGGCGCATCGCCGGGATCGGTAGCCGGGGTGAGCACGCGTGCGGCCGCATCTGACCGGCTGGCCCTGTCGGCGTCCCATATCTCGACCCGGTGGGGGAACGGCCCGTAGGCCGGCAGCGGACTGTCGGCAACAATCGTGGAGTAGATCAGGGTGTCGGCCCGGCTGTCATAGACCGCCACGGCCACCCGGACTGACGGATCGTGGGCCACCCGGGCCAGCCAGCCGGCCGGTTCCCGTCCGTCCATCCCGTCCGCGGCGAACGTGCGCGGCCAGCCGGTAAACTGGGCGTCATCCCCCGAGGATAGCGGCACATTATAGGGCCAGCATTCGACCCTGATCGTGCGTCTGCCCGTGTCGATCCGCAGCACTCCGAACCCGTCGCCCCGGCAGAGGCGCACCGAGTCGGTCTCCACCCCGGCCCGGCCGTTCCAGCGGCGGAGAGTCTGGTTACGGTTGCCCATGAATTGGACATCGGTGGGATTGGCCGCGGCCAGCATGGTGAACCGGTTGCCGAAACCGTCGTGCCAGTCGCCTGTGTAGCCGTCCGGCTCCGCCAGCGGCCCGCCGCCGGGTTTGGCCGGATAGAACCAGCGCCAGAAAATATTGCCGATCGCCGGTAGGCAGAACTGCACCGGACCGTCACGAAAATCCTCCAGTCCGAGCCGAGACATGGTCGAGAGGTGCTGGTCGCCGCAGAAGACGAATGCGCGGGCCTTGCGGAAAGCGCTCACGGCGCGGTCGCGTCCCGGCGGCGGCCAGCCCCCCGTATCGCGGTCGGCGGTGATTTTGCCGTCGGCGGCCGTGTGCATGCTGGCGTACAGTGACTGGCTGATCACCACTTTCACCGAGGCGTTCCGCCAATCAGTCGCCCACTGGCTCAGGAAACTTAGCTGACGTTCTCCCAGCAGAATCGCCTGCTCTTCCGGGGTCTGCCTGGGGGACTTGAACTTGCGGTCCTCCAGCAGGGCGAAACTGACGCCGCCCCAGCTGAAACCGGTAAAGTAGACCCCGATTCCGTTGTCCACCGGCCGGGGATCAACCGGGTCAGGGTTGTGCCAGCACTGGGTGCGCTGGACCATCTGGACAAACAGGGGGTTGCGCATGTAGCCGCCGTCGCTGTTGCTCCCGCTCGTGTTGAGCATCCCGGAGTTGCCCCAGACGTTGCCCTGGTAGACATCGTGGTCGTCCACCTGCACGGTGGCCGGGATATTTCTGGTCAGCTCGCCGAACGCCCAGTGCCAGAGATACCACTTGTAGAGGTAATCGAGCGGGAGGAAACGGCGCTGCTGGTCGAATCCGAAAGGCTTACCCTCGTAGATCTGGTCGCCGGTAAAGGCGAGCATGTCGATCTCATCGGCCGCCAGATATTCCACCGTGGGCGAGAACGGGAACCAGACATTGGCCGGGGTCCAGCGCCCCACCACCGGGCCCTTGTCCCGCGGGGCGGCTCCCGAGCTGGCCGTGCGGCCCATCACTCCCATCCCGGTAAACCCGGCCACGGAGAGCGTATCTCCCAGCCGGGGTTCGGCGGCGATTGTGCCCGGGTAGTATGACGTATCCCCCTGCGCGCCGTAATATGCCACGCGGTACCTGCGGCTGACCCGGCTGTCCCAGTTCCCGATCCTGAAACAGGCGGTGTAGTCCGGCTCGCCGAAGCGGACGCTGTCGGCGGTGTCCCAGCTACCGTCCTCGCGCTGAATCTGGAGGTAGGCCAGCAGGGGCCGGGGGAAGTTTTCGCCGGGTTCAGCCCGGCCGGCCAGCGGCATGAACCCCGCGGTGAGCTTGAGCGTCCCGCCGGCGGCCGAGTAAAGAGTGCCGGCCACGGGACCGAATTCCCGCTCGGGGTGGCGGGCCAGTTTGGAGCCCCAGGCGGAGAAATTGTCGAAAGCGACCCCCGGGAAGGGGGAGTCTTCCAGCGCACTGAACGCCAGGGCGAACGAGCCTTTAATCTCGCGATGGGGACGGCCGGAGAGAAACACTTTAGCGAGGGTTTTCCCGTCTGACGCTTCGGCCAGGCTCAGCGCGAGGTCGTACTCCCCGCTTCCGGCGGGAGCGACATCCAGCCGGAGGAGGTACTCCCGGCCATTTTTGAAGCCTGGAAAGTTATCCAGCGCAGTTTCAGCCAGCACAGGGTAGCTGCGGGCGGTGAACTCCCTGCTGTTGTCGCGGAACACCAGCCGGGGGGCGGCGCCGGTTTCCAGCCACGCCAGCAGCCCGCCGCCGCGTCCCGAGTTGGAGTGGACAATCGCCGCGGCGCGCCAGTCGAGCAGCCCGGCCCCGGCACCGATCAGGAAACCGGCCGCGGAGGCGGCCGGTGCGCCGGAGACGGCGGACACAGTCACCGAGATCGAGAACGCATCACGCTTATCAGTCACCCTGCGGGTGAGAGCGTGGACAGTGCGCACCGGGAAGCGTGTCTCGCCGGTCAGGGGTACCAGCCTGCCGTCGCGCACCTCCCAGTCCTCCAGGCGGTTGGCCCACAGTTGACTGCCAACCCAGCGCTGGCGGTGGACGCCGTCCCAGTTCTCGATCAGGCCGGATTTTCCGGCGCCGGATTCAGCCGGTGCGCTGAAAGAGGGCGTCCGGGCGACAGCCGCCGCGCAGATCAGTGCGGCGGCCAGTACGCGTGAAGTTATGAATTTTTGCGGCAAAAGTGCCTCGCTTTACCTGTCGTACTAGTCGGACACCTTGCCGAACATGTCCGGATCGAACATCGGGCGCGAGCCGGGAGGCGCTGGCCGCTGCCAGGTAAACTTCTTGGTGGCCGGATCGATTCCCAGGATACGGGCCATGGTCAGGCCCCACATGTTGCGCCGGTTGCTCTCGGGGACATTGTTGGCGTCGAGGAACATCCGGAAGCGCTCGATATTGCCCACCAGGCCCTCAGGGTCCTCGTCGGTGCCGAATACGATATGCTCGAACGCATCGGGTCCGCCCTTGAGCGTGTGGGCCGTGGTCTCGCCTTCCTCGGCTTTCCACCACAGGATTTTACTGAAGCGTTCCAGGTCGTTGAGCTTGATCAGCTTGTGCAGCGAGGAGCCGGTGATGTCGAAAAAGACGTTGGGGCTCCAGCGGCAGATCTCGGCGGCCTCATCGTACCACGGGTTGCCGAAATGGGCGCCCTGGACAATCGCGCGCGGGCACATCCTGGCGATCAGGTCCAGGTAGCCGGGCCGCATCCTCATCGAACTGCCCAGGTTGACGTTGTTGTTGATCCCGCGGCTGGAAATCCCGGTATGGAGCAGTATCACCAGGCCCAGGTACTCGCAGGTGCGGTAGAGCTGGTGGTACTTGGGATCGTCCCAGTTTTTCTGCGGGCTGTGGAACTTGATCCCGACGAAGCCGGCTTTGTAGAACTGCTCGATCTCGCGGACCGCGTTGGGATCGTCGGGCCGCACGCGGCCGTAGGGGATAAACACGTCGGGGTACTC includes:
- a CDS encoding isochorismatase family protein; translation: MGRRQGQPVRCGRTRAHPGYRSRRCAPDRILTFPAANEVVMRDALIVVDMQRDFCTGGALAAHATDSLIAPVNALITDYGRADRLVIFSRDWHPADHCSFTQQGGQWPVHCVAGTEGAEFHSTLLIPRCHLVVSKATGADQDSYSAFDGPGLAALLKNLGIGSLALCGIATEYCVLATWQAAVDNGFEAVVHTGAIRPVAPGSEEEKQALEKFAAA
- a CDS encoding amidohydrolase family protein — translated: MKNFTLLAFALLISFSVSRLAAQDFIIDSHNHTEGSQQWVEDMVKTYRAHNAMACVLTWMRDLELVKKAAEEYPDVFIPYGRVRPDDPNAVREIEQFYKAGFVGIKFHSPQKNWDDPKYHQLYRTCEYLGLVILLHTGISSRGINNNVNLGSSMRMRPGYLDLIARMCPRAIVQGAHFGNPWYDEAAEICRWSPNVFFDITGSSLHKLIKLNDLERFSKILWWKAEEGETTAHTLKGGPDAFEHIVFGTDEDPEGLVGNIERFRMFLDANNVPESNRRNMWGLTMARILGIDPATKKFTWQRPAPPGSRPMFDPDMFGKVSD